The Microplitis mediator isolate UGA2020A chromosome 8, iyMicMedi2.1, whole genome shotgun sequence genome has a window encoding:
- the LOC130673466 gene encoding DNA-binding protein D-ETS-3 isoform X1 — protein sequence MKFKSGNNDNTERKRGILVMYDSASCSYSGALDLKGASGTTGSTATGVSVSSPGVKQENWPYRGLACGSTFQQLKQSVEKAKQALADRGGYLAGAFSPPPRVNPSTISPTAAITDASSSYKGGWSHATSPGPGQGYGSGLSKSALDTHSHLRQPDPYQMFGATSSRLASSGSGQIQLWQFLLELLSDSSNAACITWEGTNGEFKLTDPDEVARRWGERKSKPNMNYDKLSRALRYYYDKNIMTKVHGKRYAYKFDFQGLAAATQPAAADPAAYKYQSELFMSGYGHAKLNLMPPPAASVSVSVPGGLFQSASSYWSSPSANLYAGHHTASGHVPPHLGTYPHYA from the exons ATGAAGTTTAAGAGTGGGAATAATGATAATACCGAAAGAAAACG gGGGATTTTGGTGATGTACGACAGCGCTAGCTGTTCGTACTCGGGGGCGCTGGACTTGAAGGGTGCCTCAGGAACGACGGGTTCAACAGCCACTGGAGTGAGTGTCTCATCACCAGGAGTAAAACAGGAAAATTGGCCGTACCGAGGACTCGCGTGTGGCAGTACCTTCCAGCAGCTGAAGCAGAGCGTCGAGAAAGCAAAACAAGCACTCGCCGACCGCGGCGGTTATCTAGCTGGAGCTTTTTCTCCGCCTCCACGTGTCAACCCCTCGACCATCTCGCCGACTGCTGCCATCACTG atgcAAGCAGTTCCTACAAAGGTGGCTGGAGCCACGCCACTTCACCGGGTCCCGGGCAGG GCTATGGAAGTGGATTGTCCAAATCTGCTCTTGACACACATTCACATCTACGACAACCTG ATCCATATCAAATGTTCGGCGCGACCAGCAGCAGACTCGCGTCCTCGGGCTCCGGACAAATCCAGCTCTGGCAATTCCTTCTAGAGCTTCTGTCAGACTCGAGCAACGCAGCCTGCATCACCTGGGAAGGCACCAACGGGGAGTTCAAGCTCACAGATCCCGACGAGGTCGCGAGACGTTGGGGGGAGCGCAAGTCCAAGCCTAATATGAACTACGACAAATTATCTCGAGCACTCAG GTACTACTACGACAAAAACATAATGACAAAGGTGCACGGCAAGAGGTACGCCTACAAATTCGACTTCCAGGGACTCGCGGCAGCCACGCAGCCCGCGGCTGCCGACCCCGCGGCGTACAAGTATCAGAGTGAGCTGTTCATGTCGGGGTACGGGCACGCGAAGCTGAATCTGATGCCGCCACCAGCAGCCTCGGTGTCGGTCTCGGTCCCTGGTGGCCTTTTCCAGTCGGCCTCCAGCTACTGGAGCAGCCCCAGCGCAAATCTGTACGCGGGGCACCACACTGCGTCGGGGCACGTGCCTCCGCATCTCGGCACTTACCCTCATTACGCATGA
- the LOC130673128 gene encoding N-acetylgalactosamine kinase has protein sequence MNKSADMEPVEISKPDDVLSNRLDKLTKHFVSRFNYKPQFFTRVPGRVNLIGDHVDYCGYPVCPMAIEQDVLLAVGKSNSTGLHLTNVESDKYSDYDCDSLSDCGDVLKKTKDPRWYKYFICGVVGALEEITGDKSQGIDVAVWGNIPPASGLSSSSAVVSSAVLAMTHAFDCPMSKKDLALLSARAERHIGTQGGAMDQAIAFLANPGAAKLIEFNPLRTTDVRLPEDAVFVIANSMAEFNKAATAEFNTRVRECKSAAQMIAKEKLEKWDNVNTIGDLQKELGTSLSETLEMAKKILVDYPTLFKRIQHVLSEADRVLEFKSVCQSSKDGQLIRLGKLMNESHQSLRDLYECSHKSVDLLVETALECGALGARITGAGWGGCVVALTTKDKVESFVKDLKQKFIAINGAKADQVENAIFVTEPRAGAAIYETRM, from the exons ATGAACAAATCTGCAGACATGGAACCCGTTGAAATATCAAAGCCGGATGATGTGTTGAGCAACAGACTCGACAAGTTGACAAAACATTTCGTGTCGAGGTTCAACTACAAACCGCAATTTTTCACAAGAGTACCCGGGAG GGTAAATTTAATTGGCGACCATGTCGACTACTGCGGGTACCCGGTCTGTCCCATGGCGATTGAGCAAGACGTTCTCTTGGCAGTCGGAAAATCAAATTCCACTGGCCTGCACTTGACTAACGTCGAGAGCGACAAATACTCCGACTACGATTGCGATTCTCTGAGTGATTGCGG agaCGTTCTGAAGAAGACCAAAGACCCTCGTTggtacaaatattttatatgcgGAGTCGTGGGCGCTTTGGAGGAAATAACTGGAGACAAATCTCAGGGTATCGATGTCGCAGTCTGGGGAAATATTCCACCGGCTTCGGGTTTGTCTAGCTCGAGTGCTGTCGTTTCCTCAGCTGTCCTCGCTATGACTCATGCCTTTGAC tgtccAATGTCGAAAAAAGACTTGGCTCTTTTAAGTGCCCGGGCAGAACGACACATCGGGACTCAAGGCGGAGCAATGGACCAAGCAATCGCATTCCTCGCGAATCCAG GTGCTGCCAAGTTGATCGAATTCAACCCACTGAGAACGACAGATGTCAGACTCCCCGAAGACGCGGTCTTCGTTATCGCCAACAGCATGGCCGAGTTCAACAAAGCCGCCACAGCTGAGTTCAACACTCGCGTACGTGAGTGCAAGTCAGCTGCGCAAATGATCGCCAAAGAGAAGCTGGAGAAGTGGGATAACGTCAACACAATCGGCGATCTGCAGAAGGAACTCGGGACCTCTTTGTCCGAGACCTTGGAGATggcgaaaaaaattctggttgACTACCCGACGCTTTTTAAACGGATCCAGCATGTTTTGAgcg aGGCCGACAGAGTCCTGGAGTTCAAAAGCGTCTGCCAGAGTTCAAAAGACGGCCAACTAATCCGGTTGggaaaattaatgaatgaaaGCCATCAAAGTCTACGCGATCTCTATGAGTGCAGTCATAAATCCGTCGACCTGCTGGTGGAAACGGCTCTGGAGTGCGGAGCTCTGGGGGCAAGAATTACTGGCGCTGg TTGGGGAGGCTGCGTCGTGGCCTTGACGACCAAAGATAAGGTAGAGAGCTTCGTCAAGGATCTCAAACAGAAATTCATAGCAATCAACGGAGCGAAAGCGGATCAGGTCGAAAACGCGATTTTTGTTACCGAACCCCGAGCGGGTGCTGCCATTTATGAAACTCGTATGTAA
- the LOC130673466 gene encoding transcriptional regulator ERG homolog isoform X2, translating into MYDSASCSYSGALDLKGASGTTGSTATGVSVSSPGVKQENWPYRGLACGSTFQQLKQSVEKAKQALADRGGYLAGAFSPPPRVNPSTISPTAAITDASSSYKGGWSHATSPGPGQGYGSGLSKSALDTHSHLRQPDPYQMFGATSSRLASSGSGQIQLWQFLLELLSDSSNAACITWEGTNGEFKLTDPDEVARRWGERKSKPNMNYDKLSRALRYYYDKNIMTKVHGKRYAYKFDFQGLAAATQPAAADPAAYKYQSELFMSGYGHAKLNLMPPPAASVSVSVPGGLFQSASSYWSSPSANLYAGHHTASGHVPPHLGTYPHYA; encoded by the exons ATGTACGACAGCGCTAGCTGTTCGTACTCGGGGGCGCTGGACTTGAAGGGTGCCTCAGGAACGACGGGTTCAACAGCCACTGGAGTGAGTGTCTCATCACCAGGAGTAAAACAGGAAAATTGGCCGTACCGAGGACTCGCGTGTGGCAGTACCTTCCAGCAGCTGAAGCAGAGCGTCGAGAAAGCAAAACAAGCACTCGCCGACCGCGGCGGTTATCTAGCTGGAGCTTTTTCTCCGCCTCCACGTGTCAACCCCTCGACCATCTCGCCGACTGCTGCCATCACTG atgcAAGCAGTTCCTACAAAGGTGGCTGGAGCCACGCCACTTCACCGGGTCCCGGGCAGG GCTATGGAAGTGGATTGTCCAAATCTGCTCTTGACACACATTCACATCTACGACAACCTG ATCCATATCAAATGTTCGGCGCGACCAGCAGCAGACTCGCGTCCTCGGGCTCCGGACAAATCCAGCTCTGGCAATTCCTTCTAGAGCTTCTGTCAGACTCGAGCAACGCAGCCTGCATCACCTGGGAAGGCACCAACGGGGAGTTCAAGCTCACAGATCCCGACGAGGTCGCGAGACGTTGGGGGGAGCGCAAGTCCAAGCCTAATATGAACTACGACAAATTATCTCGAGCACTCAG GTACTACTACGACAAAAACATAATGACAAAGGTGCACGGCAAGAGGTACGCCTACAAATTCGACTTCCAGGGACTCGCGGCAGCCACGCAGCCCGCGGCTGCCGACCCCGCGGCGTACAAGTATCAGAGTGAGCTGTTCATGTCGGGGTACGGGCACGCGAAGCTGAATCTGATGCCGCCACCAGCAGCCTCGGTGTCGGTCTCGGTCCCTGGTGGCCTTTTCCAGTCGGCCTCCAGCTACTGGAGCAGCCCCAGCGCAAATCTGTACGCGGGGCACCACACTGCGTCGGGGCACGTGCCTCCGCATCTCGGCACTTACCCTCATTACGCATGA